One Luoshenia tenuis genomic region harbors:
- a CDS encoding peptidoglycan DD-metalloendopeptidase family protein produces the protein MRRDRKKDAFPWGNGDGREKNWPSAQEVRQEAEKKRRVFSLDLHGGAKRAEKAEKSTPQPVRPARPAQSEPPRRREAARARTITVERPSHQAVRFRPMPSRYRRRARKNLYIKRAVGGILAACLVVALVVGIPMWQARTVKAARVYIDGREAGLVQDAQAVEQAFAAYKEQVQRETEGQMVVDAQLTVEPVAVSNLHVMDAQQVAQQVAAVAQPKSRAAVVAVGDQTAVAVQTEEEAQWVVDQLLEPYKAERSGETVESAAFVEEVTVEQSNVSPEDIRDKETALSLMRYGATPDQVQSYTVQQGDTLSEIAQEYGVRTSDLRAANPQLVSADMIDIGDELSISKSKGLVNVQTVVEKRTQDTIDFETEYQDDADMLTTQKKVIQEGEKGTREVVAEITYVNGIEVSRNVLSETVTKQPVKQIVARGTKKASDQAVSASASSSGFLFPTQGRISSRFGQRWGRLHAGLDIANVVGTPVHASKAGTVSYAGWRGGYGKCVMIDHGNGVQTLYGHNSKIQVTVGQKVSAGETIALMGSTGNSTGPHCHFEIRINGSPVNPETKL, from the coding sequence ATGAGGCGAGATAGAAAAAAAGATGCGTTCCCGTGGGGCAATGGGGACGGACGCGAAAAGAACTGGCCCAGCGCCCAAGAGGTGCGCCAGGAGGCAGAAAAGAAGCGGCGCGTTTTTTCGCTGGATCTGCATGGCGGCGCCAAGCGCGCTGAAAAGGCAGAAAAGAGCACGCCACAGCCCGTGCGGCCTGCCCGGCCCGCGCAAAGCGAGCCGCCGCGGCGCCGAGAGGCGGCGCGCGCGCGTACCATTACGGTGGAGCGCCCGTCTCACCAGGCGGTGCGCTTTCGCCCGATGCCCAGCCGGTACAGACGGCGAGCCCGTAAAAACCTATACATCAAGCGCGCGGTGGGCGGGATATTGGCCGCATGCCTGGTGGTAGCGCTGGTGGTGGGCATCCCCATGTGGCAGGCGCGCACGGTAAAAGCGGCCCGCGTTTATATCGACGGGCGCGAGGCCGGGCTGGTGCAGGATGCCCAGGCGGTGGAGCAGGCCTTTGCGGCGTATAAAGAACAGGTGCAACGGGAGACTGAGGGGCAGATGGTAGTGGATGCCCAGCTGACCGTTGAGCCGGTGGCGGTTTCTAACCTGCACGTAATGGACGCCCAGCAGGTGGCCCAGCAGGTAGCGGCCGTGGCCCAGCCCAAGAGCCGGGCGGCCGTCGTTGCGGTGGGCGACCAGACGGCCGTGGCCGTGCAAACCGAGGAGGAAGCCCAGTGGGTAGTGGATCAGCTGCTGGAGCCCTATAAGGCGGAGCGCAGCGGCGAAACGGTAGAATCCGCCGCGTTTGTAGAGGAAGTAACGGTAGAGCAGAGCAACGTATCCCCGGAGGATATTCGGGATAAGGAGACGGCGCTATCGCTGATGCGCTATGGCGCAACGCCCGACCAGGTGCAAAGCTATACCGTGCAGCAGGGGGATACCCTTTCCGAGATCGCCCAGGAATACGGCGTGCGGACCAGCGACCTGCGGGCCGCCAACCCCCAGCTGGTCAGCGCGGATATGATCGACATTGGCGACGAGCTTTCCATATCCAAGAGCAAGGGCCTGGTCAACGTACAGACGGTGGTGGAAAAGCGCACGCAGGATACCATCGACTTTGAAACCGAATATCAGGATGACGCGGATATGCTGACCACGCAGAAAAAGGTGATCCAGGAGGGCGAAAAGGGCACCCGCGAGGTGGTGGCTGAGATCACCTACGTCAACGGGATTGAGGTATCGCGCAATGTGCTCAGCGAGACGGTGACCAAGCAGCCGGTCAAGCAGATCGTGGCGCGGGGCACCAAAAAGGCCTCGGACCAGGCGGTGAGCGCATCGGCCAGCAGTTCGGGCTTTTTGTTCCCCACACAGGGGCGCATCTCCTCCCGCTTTGGCCAGCGGTGGGGCCGGCTGCACGCGGGGCTGGACATTGCAAACGTGGTAGGCACGCCGGTGCACGCCTCCAAGGCCGGTACGGTGAGCTATGCCGGATGGCGCGGCGGTTATGGCAAATGCGTGATGATCGACCATGGGAACGGCGTGCAGACCCTGTACGGGCATAACAGCAAGATACAGGTGACCGTGGGGCAGAAGGTATCCGCGGGCGAGACGATCGCCCTGATGGGTTCCACCGGCAACTCGACCGGCCCGCACTGCCATTTTGAGATACGCATCAACGGCTCGCCGGTCAACCCGGAAACAAAATTATAA
- a CDS encoding magnesium transporter CorA family protein has protein sequence MLAIYKTIEENLREFTSFDGLLEQEDTISGAWVNLVAPTEEEILQTSERLHIDLDFVRAALDDEERARIEVEDANILIIVDMPQVEMENDSFVYTTLPLGIVLTEEALVTVMLKESPLVNDFIDGRVKTFYTYKRTRFILQLLYRNAARFLSYLKQIDKASTRVEGELHKSMKNKELIQMLKLEKSLVFFSTSLKGNELVLEKLLRMDYIKKYPDDTDLLEDVIVENKQAIEMCTIYRDILSGTMDAFASVISNNLNIVMKFMAAVTIILAVPALVAALWGMNVPVPFESNPMGFWIVIGIAALATLLATIYMARRKMF, from the coding sequence ATGTTGGCGATTTATAAGACGATTGAGGAGAACCTGCGCGAGTTTACCAGTTTTGACGGGCTGCTCGAGCAGGAGGATACCATCAGCGGCGCCTGGGTCAACCTGGTGGCGCCCACGGAGGAGGAGATTTTGCAGACCAGCGAGCGGCTGCATATCGACCTGGACTTTGTGCGCGCAGCGCTGGACGACGAGGAGCGGGCCCGCATCGAGGTGGAGGATGCCAATATCCTCATCATTGTGGATATGCCCCAGGTCGAAATGGAGAACGACTCTTTTGTTTATACCACGTTGCCGCTGGGCATCGTACTGACGGAGGAAGCGCTGGTCACCGTCATGCTAAAAGAATCTCCCCTGGTCAACGATTTTATCGATGGGCGGGTCAAGACTTTTTATACGTACAAGCGGACGCGGTTTATTCTGCAGCTGCTCTACCGCAATGCGGCGCGGTTTTTGAGCTACCTAAAGCAGATCGACAAGGCCTCTACCCGCGTGGAGGGCGAATTGCATAAGTCCATGAAGAACAAGGAGCTGATCCAGATGCTGAAGCTGGAAAAGAGCCTGGTGTTCTTCTCCACCTCCCTGAAGGGGAACGAACTGGTGCTGGAAAAGCTGCTGCGCATGGACTATATCAAAAAATACCCGGACGATACGGATCTTTTGGAGGACGTCATCGTCGAAAATAAGCAGGCTATTGAAATGTGTACCATTTACCGGGACATCCTCTCCGGGACCATGGACGCGTTTGCCTCGGTGATCTCCAACAACCTCAACATCGTTATGAAGTTTATGGCGGCGGTAACCATTATCCTTGCGGTGCCGGCGCTGGTGGCCGCCCTGTGGGGCATGAATGTGCCGGTGCCCTTTGAGAGCAACCCCATGGGTTTCTGGATCGTGATCGGCATCGCGGCGCTGGCCACGCTGCTGGCGACGATCTATATGGCCAGGCGTAAGATGTTTTGA
- a CDS encoding UDP-N-acetylglucosamine 1-carboxyvinyltransferase has protein sequence MDKFRIVGGHPLRGTVSAAGAKNAAVAVIPAALLSDEISVIDNLPLIQDVFVLRDILVAMGAKIALEGNRMTIDPSGVTSSDVPEGMAQRMRASYYLMGVMLGRFKRARVPFPGGCNIGMRPMDQHVKGFRAMGAEVDIDHGCFDAVARELVGSEVYLDVASVGATINIMMCAVKAKGNTMIVNAAKEPHVVDTANFLNAMGASIKGAGTDVIRIKGVERLHGCNYTIIPDQIEVGTLMIAAAATRGDVTIRGAISTHMEALSAKLIEMGVQVEEGEDYIRVTAQGRPKAVNIKTLPYPGFPTDLQQPITVLLSTARGTSVITENIFESRYKHIDEIRRMGALVRIEDRVAIVEGVEQLTGARVTASDLRAGAALIVAGLLANGVTEIRNIKYIERGYEQIDKKLVGLGADICRVPDED, from the coding sequence TTGGATAAATTTAGAATTGTGGGCGGGCATCCGCTCCGGGGCACGGTCAGTGCGGCCGGGGCAAAAAACGCGGCTGTAGCGGTGATCCCGGCGGCCCTTTTGAGCGATGAGATCAGCGTGATTGATAACCTTCCGCTGATACAGGATGTATTTGTATTAAGGGATATTCTGGTGGCCATGGGCGCGAAGATCGCCCTGGAGGGCAACCGGATGACGATCGACCCCAGCGGGGTGACCTCGTCCGACGTGCCCGAGGGGATGGCCCAGCGCATGCGCGCCTCCTACTACCTGATGGGCGTGATGCTGGGGCGCTTTAAACGGGCCAGGGTCCCGTTCCCGGGCGGGTGTAATATCGGCATGCGGCCGATGGACCAGCATGTAAAGGGCTTCCGGGCCATGGGCGCGGAGGTGGATATTGACCACGGCTGCTTTGACGCGGTGGCCAGGGAACTGGTAGGCAGCGAGGTCTATCTGGATGTAGCCTCTGTGGGGGCGACCATCAATATCATGATGTGCGCGGTCAAGGCCAAGGGCAATACCATGATCGTCAACGCCGCAAAAGAACCCCATGTGGTGGATACGGCGAACTTTTTAAACGCTATGGGCGCCAGCATCAAGGGCGCCGGTACGGACGTGATCCGCATCAAAGGCGTAGAGCGGCTGCACGGGTGCAATTATACCATCATTCCCGACCAGATCGAGGTGGGGACGCTGATGATCGCCGCCGCGGCTACGCGGGGGGATGTGACCATCCGGGGCGCGATCTCTACCCACATGGAGGCGCTGAGCGCCAAACTGATCGAGATGGGCGTGCAGGTGGAAGAGGGCGAGGACTATATCCGCGTGACGGCGCAGGGGCGGCCCAAGGCCGTCAATATCAAAACGCTGCCCTATCCCGGGTTCCCGACGGATCTGCAGCAGCCGATCACGGTGCTGCTCTCCACCGCGAGGGGGACCAGCGTGATCACCGAGAATATCTTTGAATCCCGCTATAAACATATCGACGAGATTCGGCGGATGGGCGCGCTGGTGCGCATTGAGGATCGAGTGGCGATCGTAGAGGGCGTAGAGCAGCTGACCGGCGCCAGGGTGACCGCCAGCGACCTGCGCGCGGGCGCAGCGCTGATCGTAGCTGGGCTTTTGGCTAACGGCGTGACGGAGATACGCAACATCAAATATATCGAGCGGGGCTACGAGCAGATCGATAAAAAACTGGTCGGTCTTGGGGCTGATATCTGCCGGGTGCCGGACGAAGATTAA
- a CDS encoding aldo/keto reductase, whose amino-acid sequence MLNCPDITLNNGVKIPQLGLGVFRSEPGQETAGAVTAALEVGYRHIDTAKAYNNEKDVAKGIKDSGIKREEIFITSKVPTEDIEAKLTYEASMQALDKLDTDYIDLYLLHWPITNYIEAWEVLMRLYEEKKFRAIGVSNFEVHHLQALEQRGLLTPAVNQIELHPTFQQKEVKPYSESKGIFVEAWSPLGGRDHLLIADPVIANIAKKHGKTGAQVIIRWHLQTGNIVIPKSVKPERIADNAKVFDFELDGEDMQAIAAMDTNKRSYWDPNRWNT is encoded by the coding sequence ATGCTGAATTGTCCGGACATTACGCTGAACAATGGCGTTAAGATCCCGCAGCTGGGGCTGGGCGTATTCCGCTCGGAGCCGGGGCAGGAAACGGCGGGCGCGGTAACCGCGGCGCTGGAGGTAGGGTATCGCCATATCGATACGGCGAAGGCCTATAATAACGAAAAAGACGTGGCCAAGGGCATTAAAGACAGCGGCATCAAGCGCGAGGAGATCTTTATCACCTCTAAGGTGCCCACTGAGGATATCGAGGCCAAGTTGACCTATGAGGCCAGCATGCAGGCTTTGGATAAGCTGGATACCGATTATATCGACCTGTATCTGCTGCATTGGCCCATCACCAATTACATTGAGGCCTGGGAAGTGCTGATGCGCCTGTACGAAGAAAAGAAATTCCGCGCCATTGGCGTGAGCAATTTTGAGGTACACCATCTCCAGGCGTTGGAGCAGCGGGGGCTGTTGACGCCGGCCGTCAACCAGATCGAGCTGCACCCCACCTTCCAGCAAAAAGAGGTGAAGCCCTACTCGGAGAGCAAGGGCATTTTCGTCGAGGCCTGGAGCCCGCTGGGCGGCCGCGACCACTTGCTGATTGCGGACCCGGTGATCGCCAATATCGCCAAAAAGCATGGCAAGACTGGCGCGCAGGTCATCATTCGCTGGCACCTGCAGACTGGCAACATCGTGATCCCCAAATCGGTAAAGCCGGAGCGTATCGCCGATAACGCCAAGGTATTTGACTTTGAGCTGGACGGCGAGGATATGCAGGCCATTGCCGCGATGGATACCAATAAGCGCAGCTATTGGGATCCCAACCGGTGGAACACCTAA
- a CDS encoding CocE/NonD family hydrolase, producing the protein MSKASQRLAVLRQLYRSATPAPTTRLARREELLLPMADRVELRTVFFFPAEREQAPIVLQRCCYPGMAQELEIHGEEYAKRGFIFVLQWCRGTGGSQGEWEPNVNERADGLTTLHYLAAQPYTDGIGYWGNSYLALTGWCMADALPPQVKSMYLGVYGTDRHTSAYQDGLFRQDILTAWAQENAGVPIASNMMDSYRYRPQLHVDEALWGVSLPWYRDWISHTDRSDPYWSQGFWKMLKDIPGKVNIPVFIREGWYDHHLGSALVTYQDLSPQAKAHSILQIGPWNHGYGLALTHHKAERLADDSVQSPLAWFEETLLQKRLPQKAVQLYAIGADRWETWPDFPVRARQIQHFYLDAGATQDGAHALLPLPPEAQAQASYVYDPEDPVPSHGAESLFHTREEIGSLPQPACGYRADVVSFLSASTAQAFEINGKLNARLFVASSAEDTAFTAKVMEVFADGTTVNIRGGITTLAYRNGASQRGSYTPGTVVEVNITLWDIAWLVQPGSRIRLDIASSDFPQYAVHSNYPGVWACQARTRPATQRIFTGGAYPSVLEIPCATPD; encoded by the coding sequence ATGAGCAAGGCAAGCCAACGCCTGGCCGTGCTCAGGCAGCTTTACCGCAGCGCCACGCCCGCCCCTACGACCCGGCTGGCCCGGCGCGAGGAGCTCCTGTTGCCCATGGCCGACAGGGTCGAGCTGCGCACCGTGTTCTTTTTCCCTGCAGAGCGCGAGCAGGCCCCCATCGTTTTACAGCGCTGCTGCTATCCGGGGATGGCGCAGGAGCTTGAGATCCACGGCGAAGAATACGCCAAGCGCGGATTCATCTTTGTGCTGCAATGGTGCCGGGGCACCGGCGGCTCCCAAGGGGAATGGGAACCCAACGTCAACGAGCGCGCTGACGGGCTTACCACCCTTCACTATCTGGCCGCCCAGCCCTATACCGACGGGATCGGCTATTGGGGCAACTCCTACCTGGCGCTGACCGGTTGGTGCATGGCCGATGCGCTGCCGCCCCAGGTCAAATCCATGTACCTTGGCGTATACGGGACGGACCGGCACACATCCGCCTACCAGGACGGACTCTTCCGTCAGGATATCCTCACCGCCTGGGCGCAGGAAAATGCCGGCGTCCCCATAGCCTCTAACATGATGGATTCCTACCGCTACCGCCCTCAGCTCCATGTGGATGAGGCGCTCTGGGGCGTAAGCCTGCCCTGGTACCGGGATTGGATCAGCCATACCGACCGCAGCGATCCCTATTGGAGCCAGGGCTTTTGGAAGATGCTCAAGGATATTCCCGGCAAGGTCAACATCCCCGTCTTTATCCGCGAGGGCTGGTACGATCATCACCTGGGCAGCGCCCTTGTCACCTATCAAGATCTATCGCCCCAAGCCAAGGCGCACAGCATCCTGCAGATCGGTCCCTGGAACCACGGGTACGGGCTGGCACTCACCCATCACAAGGCAGAGCGCCTGGCAGATGACAGCGTCCAGTCTCCCCTGGCCTGGTTTGAAGAGACCCTGCTGCAAAAACGGCTGCCCCAAAAAGCCGTGCAGCTTTACGCCATCGGTGCTGATCGTTGGGAAACCTGGCCGGACTTTCCCGTGCGCGCCCGCCAGATCCAGCATTTCTATCTGGACGCCGGCGCCACGCAGGACGGGGCGCATGCGCTGCTCCCCCTGCCGCCCGAGGCGCAGGCCCAGGCGAGCTATGTGTATGATCCCGAGGACCCTGTGCCCTCTCACGGGGCCGAATCCCTATTCCATACGCGAGAGGAGATCGGCAGCCTGCCCCAACCGGCGTGCGGCTATCGTGCGGATGTGGTCAGCTTTCTCTCCGCGTCCACTGCGCAGGCCTTTGAGATCAACGGCAAGCTGAACGCCCGCCTGTTTGTAGCCTCCAGCGCCGAGGATACCGCCTTCACCGCCAAGGTGATGGAGGTCTTTGCGGATGGTACCACAGTCAATATCCGTGGGGGCATCACCACCCTGGCCTATCGCAACGGCGCCAGCCAGCGGGGCAGCTATACCCCCGGCACGGTGGTGGAGGTCAATATCACCCTTTGGGATATCGCCTGGCTGGTACAGCCTGGCTCCCGCATCCGGCTGGATATTGCCTCCTCCGACTTTCCCCAATACGCTGTACATAGCAATTATCCCGGCGTTTGGGCCTGCCAGGCGCGTACACGTCCGGCAACACAGCGCATCTTTACCGGCGGCGCTTACCCATCGGTTTTGGAGATACCCTGCGCAACGCCCGATTAA
- a CDS encoding FumA C-terminus/TtdB family hydratase beta subunit: MSAHEIPLTLPLEPQVISTLHAGDLVSLTGVLYTGRDAAHARFDALLNEGKPLPVSLAGQTIFYVGPCPPPPGRPIGACGPTTSSRMDKYAPRLLDLGLAAMLGKGPRSPAVREAIIRNSAVYFAATGGAAQLLAQRVKSAQVCAFPDLLSEAVYRLEVENFPAVVAIDSLGNDLYELGPRQYLDSLK, from the coding sequence ATGTCCGCACATGAAATTCCGTTGACCCTGCCTCTGGAGCCGCAAGTCATCTCCACCCTGCACGCGGGGGACCTGGTATCGCTCACCGGGGTGCTTTATACCGGGCGGGACGCCGCCCATGCCCGTTTTGACGCATTGTTAAACGAAGGCAAGCCCCTGCCGGTATCTCTTGCCGGGCAGACGATATTTTACGTAGGGCCCTGCCCGCCTCCGCCGGGCCGCCCCATCGGCGCCTGCGGGCCCACCACCAGCTCCCGCATGGACAAGTACGCCCCCCGGCTGCTGGATTTGGGGCTGGCCGCCATGCTGGGCAAGGGGCCGCGCAGCCCGGCCGTTCGCGAGGCGATTATCCGCAACAGCGCGGTGTATTTCGCCGCCACCGGCGGGGCCGCGCAGTTATTGGCCCAGCGGGTTAAATCGGCCCAGGTCTGCGCCTTTCCGGATCTGCTCAGCGAGGCGGTCTACCGCCTGGAGGTGGAGAATTTCCCCGCCGTGGTGGCGATCGATTCGCTGGGGAACGACTTGTATGAGCTGGGGCCCAGGCAATATCTGGATTCGCTGAAATAA
- a CDS encoding fumarate hydratase, whose protein sequence is MRAITTQQITDQVRQLCIDACCALPPDAMAALQRARQQETQPLGRALLGQLIENAQLAGRENLPICQDTGVAIVWVELGQQARLAGGDLEAAIHEGVRRGYQDGYLRKSIRDPLTGKNTGDNTPAVIHLRLVPGDTLKITVAPKGAGSENKGQLKMLTPSDGLAGVKDFVVQCVKEAGGSPCPPIIVGVGLGGTMEKAALLSKHALLREVGQPNPEPQAAQIEAELLERINALGIGPQGVGGRTTAMAVHLEVSPTHIACLPVAVSIQCNAARHASATLHMQDVKEEGRCPHMKFR, encoded by the coding sequence ATGCGTGCGATAACTACACAACAAATTACCGATCAGGTGCGCCAGCTGTGCATCGACGCCTGCTGCGCGCTGCCGCCCGACGCCATGGCCGCCCTGCAAAGGGCGCGCCAGCAGGAAACCCAGCCTTTGGGCCGCGCGTTGCTGGGGCAGTTGATCGAAAATGCCCAGCTCGCCGGGCGTGAAAACCTGCCCATCTGCCAGGATACCGGCGTGGCCATCGTATGGGTAGAGTTGGGCCAGCAGGCGCGCCTGGCCGGCGGCGATCTGGAGGCCGCCATCCACGAGGGCGTGCGCCGCGGCTATCAGGATGGCTACCTGCGTAAGTCCATCCGCGATCCGCTCACCGGTAAAAACACGGGCGATAATACCCCCGCTGTGATCCATCTGCGCCTGGTGCCCGGGGATACGCTCAAGATCACCGTGGCGCCCAAGGGCGCGGGCAGCGAAAACAAGGGCCAGCTTAAAATGCTCACCCCCTCTGATGGGCTGGCGGGCGTTAAGGATTTCGTCGTGCAATGCGTAAAAGAGGCCGGCGGCAGCCCCTGTCCGCCCATCATCGTGGGCGTTGGCCTGGGCGGGACCATGGAAAAAGCCGCCCTGCTCTCCAAACACGCGCTGCTGCGGGAGGTGGGGCAGCCCAATCCCGAACCGCAGGCCGCCCAGATCGAGGCCGAACTGCTCGAACGCATCAACGCCCTGGGCATCGGCCCCCAGGGCGTAGGGGGACGCACCACAGCGATGGCCGTACATCTGGAGGTCAGCCCCACCCATATCGCCTGCCTGCCGGTGGCGGTCAGCATCCAGTGCAACGCCGCCCGCCATGCCAGCGCCACGCTGCACATGCAGGACGTAAAGGAGGAAGGCAGATGTCCGCACATGAAATTCCGTTGA
- a CDS encoding MBL fold metallo-hydrolase encodes MELCTLFSGSSGNACLIRCGDTQLLVDAGVSAKRLVGALRNLDVDPGELSGILVTHEHIDHIRGIDVLSKSYNLPVYANEGTWAAMEPKVERVALRNRRAFQRAQDFYIRDINVQPFSIPHDAADPVGYVLTSGKCRFAMATDMGYAHPDVLETLKGCQGIVLESNHDEEMLRRGKYPARLKQRILGRKGHLSNATSGELALKLAQSGTRALLLAHLSRENNLPELAFSTVSGCLSAGQVEPGKDIYLQLAPADGASALIKMG; translated from the coding sequence ATGGAACTTTGCACGCTTTTTTCGGGCTCCAGCGGCAATGCCTGTCTGATCCGCTGCGGGGATACGCAGCTGCTTGTGGATGCGGGGGTATCCGCCAAGCGGCTGGTGGGCGCGCTGCGCAATTTGGATGTGGACCCCGGAGAGCTGAGCGGCATTCTGGTCACCCATGAGCATATCGACCATATCCGGGGGATCGACGTGCTATCCAAATCTTACAACCTGCCCGTTTACGCCAATGAGGGCACCTGGGCGGCCATGGAGCCCAAGGTGGAGCGGGTGGCCCTGCGCAACCGCCGGGCCTTTCAGCGCGCGCAGGATTTTTATATCCGGGATATCAACGTACAGCCCTTTTCCATCCCGCACGATGCGGCGGACCCGGTGGGTTACGTGCTGACAAGCGGGAAGTGCCGCTTTGCGATGGCGACGGATATGGGCTATGCGCACCCGGATGTGCTGGAAACGCTGAAGGGGTGCCAGGGGATCGTGTTGGAATCGAACCATGATGAGGAGATGCTGCGCCGGGGGAAATACCCTGCGCGGCTGAAACAGCGCATATTGGGCCGGAAAGGGCATTTGAGCAACGCGACCTCGGGCGAGCTGGCGTTGAAGCTGGCCCAATCCGGCACGCGGGCGCTGCTCCTGGCCCACCTGAGCCGGGAGAATAACCTGCCTGAACTGGCCTTTTCCACTGTTAGCGGCTGCCTTAGCGCGGGCCAGGTGGAACCGGGGAAGGATATCTATTTGCAGCTGGCTCCCGCAGATGGCGCCAGCGCGCTGATTAAAATGGGATAG
- a CDS encoding CPBP family intramembrane glutamic endopeptidase, translated as MENQTKASLSLFQAGWVYFTAAIGMIVLPFLLLPVQYLPGGDYLTQLLIYGLAIALPVFLFAHLGVKAPLRQTLQFGGIRIGELLLVAGMAVVGYAVVIFFNFLWSLLLDAVGYPAMPQVMPQVSGGWDLAVNLGMVALLPGILEELLMRGGIMPAFRVWGKWPAILITAVLFGLLHMNLRALLYATILGGIMGYVTYRTGSVMAGMVYHFFNNAIGVLLSAAADGLQAAAGGAVQQAQTLLELPVDELLASGLAIGQLAMAATGIFIVLLYNFNRITAQKAALAQAQPRPEKPRSWTWLIPFILAVVACILVMLLSLIGG; from the coding sequence GTGGAGAATCAAACCAAAGCGAGTCTGAGCCTGTTCCAAGCGGGATGGGTGTACTTTACCGCAGCGATCGGGATGATCGTACTGCCTTTTTTGCTGCTGCCCGTGCAGTATCTGCCGGGCGGAGACTACCTCACGCAGCTTTTGATCTACGGGTTAGCCATTGCGCTGCCGGTTTTTTTGTTCGCCCATCTGGGAGTCAAGGCGCCGCTGCGCCAGACGCTGCAATTTGGCGGCATCCGGATCGGAGAGCTGTTGCTGGTGGCGGGCATGGCCGTGGTGGGCTATGCGGTCGTGATCTTTTTTAACTTTCTCTGGAGCCTGTTGTTGGATGCGGTCGGTTACCCGGCGATGCCGCAGGTCATGCCGCAGGTCTCGGGCGGATGGGACTTGGCGGTGAATCTGGGCATGGTGGCGCTGCTGCCGGGCATACTGGAGGAACTGTTGATGCGCGGCGGGATCATGCCGGCCTTCCGTGTCTGGGGCAAGTGGCCCGCCATTTTGATTACCGCGGTGTTGTTTGGCCTGCTACACATGAACCTGCGGGCGCTGCTTTATGCTACGATACTGGGTGGCATAATGGGGTATGTGACCTATCGGACGGGTTCGGTCATGGCGGGGATGGTCTATCACTTCTTTAATAATGCCATTGGCGTATTGCTCAGCGCCGCGGCCGATGGGCTGCAGGCCGCAGCCGGCGGCGCGGTGCAACAGGCCCAAACGCTGCTGGAGCTGCCGGTGGATGAATTATTGGCCTCCGGGCTGGCGATCGGGCAGCTGGCGATGGCGGCCACGGGTATCTTTATCGTGCTGCTTTACAACTTTAACCGGATAACGGCGCAAAAGGCGGCCCTGGCCCAGGCGCAGCCGCGGCCGGAGAAGCCCAGGAGCTGGACTTGGCTGATCCCGTTTATTCTGGCGGTTGTGGCCTGCATTCTGGTGATGCTTTTATCGCTGATAGGAGGCTAA
- the rlmH gene encoding 23S rRNA (pseudouridine(1915)-N(3))-methyltransferase RlmH, which translates to MDIRVIAVGSLKETYWRGACAEYLKRLQAYAKVEVVELADEKAPERLSEAQRQQVMRKEGERILSRIREREVVAALCIDGRAYTSEAFANWLGEVEQGGNPLVLVIGGSLGLHECVLKRAQYRLSFSAMTFPHQLCRVILLEQVYRGYRILRNQPYHK; encoded by the coding sequence GTGGATATTCGGGTGATCGCCGTGGGCAGCTTAAAAGAGACCTATTGGCGGGGCGCTTGCGCGGAATATCTTAAACGCCTACAGGCCTATGCCAAGGTCGAGGTGGTGGAGCTGGCGGATGAAAAGGCGCCCGAGCGGCTCAGCGAGGCGCAGCGCCAGCAGGTCATGCGCAAAGAGGGCGAGCGCATCCTTTCCCGTATTCGGGAAAGAGAGGTGGTTGCGGCGCTTTGTATCGACGGCAGGGCGTATACTTCCGAGGCGTTTGCCAACTGGCTGGGCGAGGTGGAGCAGGGCGGAAATCCCCTGGTGCTGGTCATCGGCGGTTCGCTGGGGCTGCACGAATGCGTGCTCAAACGCGCACAGTACCGGTTGAGCTTTTCCGCAATGACTTTTCCGCATCAGCTGTGCAGGGTGATCCTGCTCGAGCAGGTATACAGGGGTTACCGCATCCTGCGCAACCAGCCCTACCATAAATAA
- a CDS encoding nucleoside deaminase yields MTFVEDYMRQALAQAQMALQAGEVPVGAVVVREGRIIARAHNERERLGDPTAHAEVLALRRAAQAVGDWRLEDCTMVVTLEPCPMCAGAIVQARLGQLFFGAYDMRYGCCGSVLALPEDERLQGACRVAGGFLEEECAALMHSFMQGRR; encoded by the coding sequence ATGACTTTTGTTGAAGATTATATGCGCCAGGCGCTGGCACAGGCGCAAATGGCCCTGCAGGCGGGCGAGGTGCCGGTGGGCGCGGTGGTGGTGCGCGAGGGGCGGATCATCGCCCGGGCGCATAACGAGCGCGAGAGGCTGGGCGACCCGACCGCCCACGCAGAGGTGCTGGCCTTGCGGCGGGCGGCGCAGGCGGTGGGCGACTGGCGGCTTGAGGACTGTACGATGGTGGTGACATTGGAACCCTGCCCGATGTGTGCGGGCGCGATCGTGCAAGCGCGCCTGGGGCAGTTATTCTTTGGCGCTTACGATATGCGCTATGGCTGCTGCGGGAGCGTCTTGGCCCTGCCGGAGGATGAACGGCTGCAGGGCGCCTGCCGCGTGGCGGGCGGCTTTTTGGAAGAAGAATGTGCGGCGCTGATGCACAGCTTTATGCAGGGCAGGCGTTAG